A single Lactuca sativa cultivar Salinas chromosome 8, Lsat_Salinas_v11, whole genome shotgun sequence DNA region contains:
- the LOC111904055 gene encoding DEAD-box ATP-dependent RNA helicase 28 translates to MVDSDFAFEPPSDEEYDYEDLNSDEEKDDENSDVEEKGKNHNKKTQSPWDFSSYTESVAEEHARRSTTSIDDKISKFIQQQRNPSDSIPEEEEEMDEDDPTDSEPDRQEDFKPEEEDEIPTTASGGGDNKQFFAKADGVSFHANSFMDLHLSRPLLRACEALGYNKPTPIQAACIPLALTGRDICGSAITGSGKTAAFALPTLERLLFRPKHRPAIRVLILTPTRELAVQIHSMIGKLAQFIPDIRCCLVLGGLSTKAQEAALRSLPDIVVATPGRMIDHLRNSMSVDLDDLAVLILDEADRLLELGFDAEIRELVRVCPKRRQTMLFSATMTEQVDELIKLLLNKPLRLSADPTTKRPATLTEEVVRIRRMREGNQEAVLLALCSKTFTSKVIIFSGTKQAAHRLKILFGLAGFKAAELHGNLTQAQRLDALELFRRQEVDFLIATNVAARGLDIIGVKTVINYECPRDLTSYVHRVGRTARAGREGYAVTFVTDNDRSLLKAIVKRAGSKLKSRIVAEQSINKWCEMIEKMEDQVASILREEREEMALRKAEMEADKAENLITHRDEIFSRPKRTWFVTEKEKKLVANAGKEKEKGSKKKVMSAEEAEERKQKAKKKRDYEKNLPRKKRRKLEASREMLEDEAENGGNARNNNKEKPGISLVDLAYRRAKAAKGAKKAADNGKVVRTNKKPNNKSKPSSSSTHLNKSRPEEMKELFQSEMSEKKQKRSAHGGGGKKSSSFKSKSRYKRR, encoded by the exons ATGGTGGATTCAGATTTTGCATTTGAACCTCCAAGCGATGAGGAATATGACTATGAAGATCTCAACAGTGATGAAGAGAAGGATGATGAAAACAGTGATGTAGAAGAAAAAGgaaaaaatcataacaaaaaaacacaatctccatgggacttttctTCATACACTGAATCAGTTGCAGAGGAACATGCCCGAAGAAGCACAACCTCCATTGATGATAAAATCTCAAAGTTCATCCAGCAGCAACGTAATCCTTCAGATTCAATaccagaagaagaagaagagatggaTGAAGATGACCCTACTGATTCTGAACCAGATCGTCAG GAAGATTTTAAACCTGAAGAAGAAGATGAGATTCCCACCACAGCAAGTGGTGGTGGAGATAACAAACAGTTCTTTGCAAAAGCAGATGGTGTTTCTTTTCATGCGAATTCATTCATGGATCTTCATCTTTCAAGGCCATTGCTCAGAGCTTGTGAAGCTTTGGGGTACAACAAGCCAACACCTATTCAG GCAGCTTGTATACCATTGGCATTAACTGGACGTGACATATGTGGTAGTGCAATTACTGGATCTGGGAAG ACAGCTGCTTTTGCATTGCCAACATTAGAGAGATTGTTGTTTCGTCCAAAACATAGGCCTGCAATAAGAGTTCTCATTCTTACTCCTACAAGAGAGTTAGCAGTTCA GATTCATAGCATGATTGGAAAACTTGCACAGTTTATTCCAGATATCAGATGTTGCCTTGTTCTTGGTGGGCTTTCAACAAAG GCTCAAGAAGCAGCATTGAGATCCCTACCAGATATAGTGGTGGCTACCCCTGGACGAATGATAGATCATTTACGCAATTCAATGTCTGTAGATTTGGATGATCTTGCAGTTCTAATTCTTGATGAAGCAGACCGTCTTCTTGAGCTTGGATTTGATGCTGAGATTCGTGAACTG gtgaGAGTTTGTCCTAAACGTAGACAAACAATGCTGTTTTCAGCTACTATGACTGAGCAAGTTGATGAGCTTATCAAACTTTTGTTGAAcaaacccttgagactctcagctgACCCCACCACAAAACGTCCAGCTACTTTGACTGAAGA GGTTGTAAGGATACGGAGGATGAGGGAAGGAAATCAAGAAGCTGTTCTTCTTGCATTGTGTTCCAAGACATTTACATCCAAAGTCATCATATTCAG TGGAACAAAACAAGCTGCACATAGGTTGAAGATTTTATTTGGTTTAGCTGGCTTTAAAGCTGCTGAGCTTCATGGAAATCTCACTCAGGCACAACGTCTAGAT GCTTTGGAACTTTTTAGAAGGCAAGAAGTGGATTTCTTGATAGCAACTAACGTTGCTGCTCGT GGGCTTGATATTATTGGAGTCAAAACAGTTATTAACTATGAGTGCCCACGTGATCTTACTAG cTATGTTCATCGAGTGGGTAGAACAGCTAGAGCTGGGAGAGAAGGGTATGCTGTTACTTTTGTCACGGATAATGACCGATCTCTCCTCAAAGCCATT GTGAAAAGAGCTGGATCAAAGCTGAAGAGTCGTATTGTTGCAGAGCAATCAATAAATAAATGGTGTGAAATGATTGAGAAAATGGAGGATCAAGTAGCTTCAATTCTTAGAGAGGAGAG GGAAGAAATGGCACTAAGAAAGGCTGAAATGGAAGCAGACAAG GCAGAGAATTTGATTACACACAGGGATGAAATATTTTCTAGGCCAAAGAGGACTTGGTTTGTTACAGAAAAAGAGAAAAAACTTGTTGCTAATGCTGGAAag GAAAAAGAAAAAGGTTCTAAAAAGAAGGTCATGAGTGCTGAAGAAGCTGAAGAGCGTAAGCAGAAAGCAAAGAAAAAGCGCGACTATGAG AAAAATCTTCCtagaaagaaaagaaggaagcTTGAAGCATCTAGAGAGATGCTGGAGGATGAAGCTGAAAATGGG GGAAATGCTAGAAACAACAACAAAGAGAAACCTGGAATTTCTCTTGTTGATTTGGCTTATAGACGTGCAAAAGCAGCTAAAGGTGCTAAAAAGGCAGCTGATAATGGGAAAGTTGTCAGAAcaaataaaaaaccaaataacAAGTCtaagccttcttcttcttctacacatttaaataaatcaagacCTGAAGAAATGAAGGAACTTTTCCAAAGTGAAATGAGTGAAAAGAAGCAAAAAAGAAGCGCTCATGGAGGCGGGGGGAAAAAGTCATCATCATTTAAGAGCAAGTCAAG GTACAAGAGGAGGTGA